A stretch of the Bubalus kerabau isolate K-KA32 ecotype Philippines breed swamp buffalo chromosome 11, PCC_UOA_SB_1v2, whole genome shotgun sequence genome encodes the following:
- the IER5L gene encoding immediate early response gene 5-like protein has protein sequence MECALDAQSLISISLRKIHSSRTQRGGIKLHKNLLVSYVLRNARQLYLSERYAELYRRQQQQQQQQQQPPHHQHQHLAYAAPGMPASAADFGPLQLGGAGDAEAREPVARHQLHQLHQLHQLHLQQQLQQHPAPRGCAAAAAAGAPAGGAGALSELPGCAALQPPHGAPHRGQPLEPLQPGPAPLPPPPPPASLCPRDPRASAACSAPSAPPGAAPQAAAAASPPSSPAPASSPGFYRGAYPAPSDFGVHCSSQTTVLDLDTHVVTTVENGYLHQDCCASAHCPCCGQGAPGPGLASATGCKRKYYPGQEEEDDDDDDAGDLGAEPPGGVPFAPCKRARFEDFCPDSSPDASNISNLISIFGSGFSGLVSRQPDSSEQPPPLNGQLCAKQALASLGAWTRAIVAF, from the coding sequence ATGGAGTGCGCCCTGGACGCCCAGAGCCTGATCAGCATCTCCCTGCGCAAGATCCACAGCTCCCGGACCCAGCGCGGCGGCATCAAGCTGCACAAGAACCTCTTGGTGTCCTACGTGCTCCGCAACGCGCGCCAGCTCTACCTGAGCGAGCGCTACGCCGAGCTCTACCGGcgccaacagcagcagcagcaacagcagcagcagccgccccaccaccagcaccagcacCTCGCGTACGCGGCGCCGGGCATGCCGGCCAGCGCGGCCGACTTCGGCCCTCTCCAACTTGGCGGCGCCGGGGACGCGGAGGCGCGCGAACCGGTCGCCCGTCACCAGCTGCACCAGCTCCACCAGCTCCACCAGCTGcacctccagcagcagctgcaacagCACCCGGCGCCCAGGGGCTgcgcggcggcagcggcggccggGGCGCCCGCGGGCGGCGCGGGGGCGCTCTCGGAGCTGCCCGGGTGCGCCGCGCTCCAGCCGCCGCACGGCGCGCCCCACCGCGGGCAGCCCTTGGAGCCGCTGCAGCCGGGTCCtgcgccgctgccgccgccgccgccgcccgcctctCTCTGCCCGCGGGACCCTCGCGCCTCGGCCGCCTGCTCTGCGCCCTCCGCGCCCCCTGGGGCCGCCCCTCAggccgcggccgccgcctccCCGCCCTCCTCCCCGGCCCCCGCCTCCTCCCCCGGCTTCTACCGGGGCGCGTACCCGGCCCCCTCGGACTTTGGCGTGCACTGCAGCAGCCAGACCACCGTGCTGGACCTGGACACTCACGTGGTGACCACGGTGGAGAACGGCTACTTGCACCAGGACTGCTGCGCCTCCGCCCACTGCCCCTGCTGTGGCCAGGGCGCCCCGGGACCCGGCCTGGCGTCCGCCACCGGCTGCAAGCGCAAGTATTACCctggccaggaggaggaggacgacgacgacgacgatgCGGGCGACCTGGGGGCCGAGCCCCCCGGGGGCGTCCCGTTCGCCCCCTGCAAGCGCGCTCGCTTCGAGGACTTCTGCCCGGACTCGTCCCCGGACGCGTCCAACATCTCAAACTtgatctccatctttggctcggGCTTCTCCGGGCTGGTGAGCCGACAGCCGGACTCCTCCGAGCAGCCGCCGCCGCTCAACGGGCAGCTGTGCGCCAAGCAGGCGCTCGCCAGCCTCGGCGCCTGGACTCGAGCCATTGTCGCCTTCTAG